Proteins found in one Falsirhodobacter algicola genomic segment:
- a CDS encoding TetR/AcrR family transcriptional regulator: MNDESTIKDGRELKGAAMRARLRAATEKIIAEVGVEAASGKAVAEYCGVSRGAMLHHYPTRDDLIIDTARHFWARAKDVVIRQAEDVASGRADVRSYVMTLYNEVFPPNALVTMLDLVVLGRTETRIGSAVNEILTELFHAYEEFGIRALSGSNLPQEDLRVVVTFTVSTLRGLRLQNNIEPDKAKEAAVIDMLTDLIEQRIAAAPSGSGTAPKAAKEVT; this comes from the coding sequence ATGAACGACGAGAGCACCATCAAGGACGGACGGGAACTGAAGGGCGCGGCGATGCGGGCCCGCCTGCGCGCGGCGACCGAAAAGATCATCGCCGAGGTCGGCGTCGAGGCAGCTTCCGGCAAGGCCGTTGCGGAATATTGCGGCGTCTCGCGCGGGGCGATGCTGCATCACTACCCCACGCGGGATGATCTCATCATCGACACCGCCCGCCATTTCTGGGCTCGCGCAAAGGATGTCGTGATCCGTCAGGCAGAGGATGTCGCCTCGGGGCGCGCCGATGTCCGCAGCTATGTCATGACGCTGTACAACGAGGTGTTCCCGCCGAACGCGCTCGTCACGATGCTCGATCTCGTGGTGCTGGGCCGGACCGAGACCCGCATCGGATCGGCCGTGAACGAGATCCTGACCGAACTCTTCCACGCCTACGAGGAATTCGGCATCCGGGCGCTGTCCGGATCGAACCTGCCCCAAGAGGATCTGCGCGTGGTGGTGACGTTCACCGTCTCCACGCTGCGGGGGCTGCGGCTTCAGAACAATATCGAACCCGACAAGGCCAAGGAGGCCGCGGTGATCGACATGCTGACCGACCTGATCGAGCAGCGGATCGCGGCCGCCCCCAGCGGTTCCGGCACGGCCCCGAAGGCCGCCAAGGAGGTGACATGA
- a CDS encoding ABC transporter ATP-binding protein: MMERTPILDIRDFSLVFDTFDGTYHAIDKVNLQLSAGEAVGLVGETGCGKSVLTRAAFGLVPSPPARITSGSVRLDGRELLGLSDRQLRGVRGKDVAMIFQDPMTYLNPVFRIGTQLTDAIRAQSGGKVRRAEARDIALDMLEKVHLPNPARQFAAYPHELSGGMRQRILIAMALAAKPKLLIADEPTTALDVTIQAQILDLMAELVEDMGLTMIMISHDLGVVAQACSRVAVMYAGKIVEDAPIARVFEAPAHPYTKGLLEALPHPFKRVERLASIPGTLPDLLHPPQGCRFAQRCPSAHAACADPVAFRHVAPDHTVACTLFDEAPMKVPAHEH; this comes from the coding sequence ATGATGGAACGCACTCCAATTCTCGACATCCGGGATTTCTCGCTGGTCTTCGACACGTTCGACGGCACCTACCACGCGATCGACAAGGTCAACCTTCAGCTGTCCGCCGGCGAGGCTGTGGGGCTGGTGGGAGAGACCGGCTGCGGCAAGTCGGTGCTGACCCGCGCCGCCTTCGGCCTCGTTCCAAGCCCGCCGGCGCGGATCACCTCCGGCTCGGTCCGGCTGGACGGGCGCGAGCTTCTGGGCCTGTCCGACCGTCAGCTTCGCGGCGTCCGGGGCAAGGACGTGGCGATGATCTTCCAAGACCCAATGACTTATCTGAACCCGGTGTTCCGCATCGGCACGCAGCTGACCGATGCGATCCGCGCGCAATCGGGCGGCAAGGTAAGGCGGGCCGAGGCTCGTGACATCGCCTTGGACATGCTGGAAAAGGTCCACCTGCCCAATCCCGCCCGCCAGTTCGCCGCCTATCCGCACGAGCTTTCGGGCGGTATGCGGCAGCGCATCCTGATCGCCATGGCGCTGGCGGCCAAACCCAAGCTGCTGATCGCGGACGAGCCGACCACCGCGCTGGACGTGACCATCCAAGCGCAGATCCTCGACCTGATGGCCGAGCTGGTGGAGGATATGGGGCTGACGATGATCATGATCTCACACGATCTGGGCGTGGTGGCGCAAGCCTGTTCGCGGGTGGCGGTGATGTATGCCGGCAAGATCGTCGAGGACGCGCCCATCGCCCGCGTCTTCGAGGCCCCGGCGCATCCCTACACCAAGGGCCTGCTCGAGGCCCTGCCCCATCCGTTCAAACGGGTGGAGCGGCTGGCCTCGATCCCAGGCACCCTGCCGGACCTGCTGCACCCGCCGCAGGGATGCCGCTTTGCCCAACGCTGCCCAAGCGCGCATGCGGCCTGCGCCGATCCGGTCGCCTTCCGGCATGTGGCGCCGGATCACACGGTCGCCTGCACCCTGTTCGACGAAGCCCCGATGAAAGTCCCCGCCCATGAGCACTGA
- a CDS encoding ABC transporter permease, translated as MTSASSATATLAAPQRMKYRETRRLIRTYSRSFSSMVGLVIVVLFLGIAAFGPLLAPYPEDAYGAVDFSAKLLPPSSEHWFGTDQVGSDILSRVLIGARTTLQIGLTVTGIAILIGVPLGMIAGMTSGWLPEVIMRVTDIFLSIPGLILAIAIVGALGPGIGNAMVALALVWWPGYVRLVQAKTLSQRNETYVDAARALGAGPLRVVFVHVLPNCLSPIIVKASMDMGLAILGAASLGFLGLGAQPPYPEWGAMVSTGRSYLPNWWWCTLFPGLAIYFTVLGFNLMGDGLRDVLDPRQR; from the coding sequence ATGACATCCGCCAGTTCCGCCACCGCGACGCTAGCCGCCCCCCAACGCATGAAATACCGCGAAACCCGCCGGTTGATCCGCACCTATTCACGCAGCTTCTCGTCCATGGTCGGGCTGGTGATCGTCGTGCTGTTCCTTGGCATCGCCGCCTTCGGCCCGCTGCTGGCCCCCTATCCCGAAGACGCCTATGGCGCGGTCGATTTCTCGGCCAAGTTGCTGCCGCCATCGTCCGAGCATTGGTTCGGCACCGATCAGGTGGGCTCCGACATCCTGTCGCGGGTGCTGATCGGCGCGCGCACGACCCTGCAGATCGGCCTGACCGTCACCGGCATCGCCATCCTGATCGGCGTGCCGCTGGGCATGATCGCGGGGATGACCAGCGGCTGGCTGCCCGAGGTGATCATGCGCGTGACCGACATCTTCCTGTCGATCCCCGGCCTGATCCTGGCCATCGCCATCGTCGGCGCGCTCGGCCCCGGCATCGGCAACGCCATGGTGGCGCTGGCGCTGGTCTGGTGGCCCGGCTATGTCCGGCTGGTTCAGGCCAAGACCCTGAGCCAGCGGAACGAGACCTATGTCGACGCCGCCCGCGCCTTGGGCGCAGGCCCCCTGCGGGTGGTCTTCGTCCATGTCCTGCCCAACTGCCTCTCGCCGATCATCGTGAAGGCGTCGATGGATATGGGGCTGGCGATCCTCGGCGCGGCCTCGCTCGGCTTTCTGGGGCTGGGCGCGCAGCCGCCCTATCCCGAGTGGGGGGCGATGGTCTCGACCGGGCGCTCGTACCTGCCGAACTGGTGGTGGTGCACGCTGTTTCCGGGGCTGGCGATCTATTTCACCGTCCTCGGCTTCAACCTGATGGGCGATGGCCTGCGCGACGTCCTTGATCCGAGGCAACGATGA
- a CDS encoding ABC transporter ATP-binding protein, translating into MTQLHLQNLCAGYGGANIVSDITLSVASGEIVTLVGPNGAGKSTLLKSLAGVARVTQGHLTVDDTDLIPLSPFERATRGVAFMPQDRNVFRTLTVAENLETSAWGYDDIPARKEEVIALLPTLRNYLNKTAGGLSGGQRQMAALGMTLMSRPTILLVDEPTAGLSPNLVGEMLDVLQTLTRRAGLGILIVEQNARAALARADRAVVLVDGRLRRAGPASELAAEPDFGALFFGDHA; encoded by the coding sequence ATGACCCAGCTGCACCTTCAGAACCTCTGCGCCGGATATGGCGGCGCGAACATCGTGAGCGACATCACCCTCTCGGTCGCATCCGGCGAGATCGTGACGCTGGTCGGCCCGAACGGGGCCGGGAAATCGACGCTGCTCAAAAGCCTCGCAGGCGTGGCCCGCGTCACGCAAGGCCACCTGACGGTGGACGACACGGATCTCATCCCCCTTTCCCCGTTCGAGCGTGCGACCCGCGGCGTCGCCTTCATGCCGCAGGATCGCAACGTGTTCCGCACCCTCACCGTGGCGGAGAACCTCGAGACGAGCGCATGGGGCTATGACGACATCCCCGCCCGCAAGGAGGAGGTGATCGCCCTGCTTCCGACCCTGCGCAATTATCTGAACAAGACGGCCGGGGGCCTGTCGGGCGGGCAGCGCCAGATGGCCGCGCTCGGCATGACGCTGATGTCGCGCCCGACCATCCTTTTGGTCGATGAGCCGACGGCTGGCCTCTCCCCCAACCTCGTGGGCGAGATGCTGGATGTGCTGCAAACGCTGACGCGCCGGGCCGGCCTCGGGATCCTGATCGTCGAGCAGAACGCCCGCGCCGCCCTTGCCCGCGCCGACCGTGCGGTGGTGCTGGTCGATGGCCGTCTGCGCCGCGCCGGCCCCGCGTCCGAACTCGCCGCCGAGCCCGATTTCGGGGCCCTGTTCTTCGGAGATCACGCCTGA
- a CDS encoding branched-chain amino acid ABC transporter permease, which yields MQLLINAIASAAILAPAAIGFTLIFTLFRYTNFAVGAFMTTGAFAAWGMNALGLPIWTGGIFAVLFGAALLLLSDRLVFAPLRGRSGGTLLLVSIALSVILDNVIRFAFGTQIRAFDLPLVPPLTFAGLRFTPETLWVIGISVVATLAVGALLTFTRLGRALRAVADNPSLASIRGLPVPRIEAAGILLAGALFGLSGTLVGLDLAIEPNLSLALAIPVIAAAIVGGLGSPLGAALGAVIIGLAEELTVAFLSAPYKGAVGFVVIAIVLLVRPQGLLGRIVERK from the coding sequence ATGCAGCTTTTGATAAACGCCATCGCCAGCGCGGCGATCCTTGCCCCCGCCGCCATCGGCTTCACGCTGATCTTCACGCTGTTCCGATACACCAATTTCGCGGTGGGCGCCTTCATGACCACCGGGGCCTTCGCCGCCTGGGGGATGAACGCGCTCGGCCTGCCGATCTGGACCGGAGGGATCTTCGCCGTTCTGTTCGGCGCCGCGCTTCTGCTGCTCAGCGACCGGTTGGTCTTCGCCCCCCTGCGCGGGCGCAGCGGCGGCACGCTGCTGCTGGTGTCGATCGCGCTGTCGGTGATCCTCGACAACGTGATCCGCTTCGCCTTCGGCACCCAGATCCGGGCCTTCGATCTGCCACTGGTTCCGCCGCTCACCTTCGCCGGGCTGCGCTTCACGCCCGAAACGCTGTGGGTCATCGGCATCTCCGTCGTGGCGACGCTGGCCGTGGGCGCCCTTCTGACCTTCACCCGGCTGGGCCGGGCGCTGCGGGCGGTGGCGGACAACCCCTCGCTCGCCTCCATCCGCGGGCTGCCCGTGCCGCGCATCGAGGCGGCGGGCATCCTGCTGGCGGGCGCGCTCTTCGGCCTCAGCGGAACGCTCGTGGGGCTCGACCTCGCGATCGAGCCGAATCTCAGCCTCGCGCTGGCCATCCCCGTCATCGCGGCGGCCATCGTCGGCGGCCTCGGCTCCCCCCTTGGGGCGGCTCTTGGGGCGGTGATCATCGGCCTTGCCGAGGAACTGACCGTCGCCTTCCTCTCGGCCCCCTACAAGGGCGCCGTCGGCTTCGTCGTCATCGCGATCGTGCTGCTCGTACGTCCGCAGGGCCTGTTGGGCCGCATCGTGGAAAGGAAATAG
- a CDS encoding ABC transporter ATP-binding protein produces MKPVRIEVDGLTKKLGGVTVVNNVSFQVETGQIMGLIGPNGAGKTTMFNLISGVLRPDGGKLRVNGSDVTGFPPYKLARRGIVRSFQLSRELDRMSVLENVLLAAADHPGEHMASALFRPGAVRKAEARLTERAYEMLDLVSLTPHEAKLAGTLSGGQKKLLELARALMAGADTILLDEIAAGVAPHLVEEIIVIVQKLNRDLGKTFLIIEHNVGFIRALTSRVVVMAAGELLAEGSFDHVSRNPAVIDSYLGQAA; encoded by the coding sequence ATGAAACCTGTACGTATCGAAGTCGACGGCCTGACCAAGAAACTTGGCGGCGTCACGGTGGTCAACAACGTCTCTTTTCAGGTGGAGACGGGGCAGATCATGGGGCTGATCGGCCCGAACGGTGCCGGCAAGACGACCATGTTCAATCTGATTTCGGGCGTGCTGCGCCCGGACGGGGGCAAGCTGCGCGTCAATGGCAGCGATGTGACGGGCTTTCCGCCCTACAAACTGGCGCGGCGCGGCATCGTCCGCAGCTTCCAACTCTCGCGGGAGCTGGACCGGATGTCGGTGCTGGAGAATGTCCTCCTCGCCGCCGCCGACCATCCGGGCGAGCATATGGCAAGCGCCCTCTTCCGCCCCGGCGCGGTCCGCAAGGCCGAGGCGCGTCTAACCGAACGCGCCTACGAGATGCTGGATCTCGTCTCCCTCACCCCGCATGAGGCGAAGCTGGCCGGAACCCTGTCGGGCGGGCAGAAGAAGCTTCTGGAACTCGCCCGCGCGCTGATGGCCGGGGCCGACACCATCCTGTTGGACGAGATCGCGGCCGGCGTCGCCCCCCACCTCGTGGAGGAGATCATCGTGATCGTGCAGAAGCTGAACCGCGACCTCGGCAAGACATTCCTCATCATCGAGCACAATGTCGGTTTCATCCGCGCCCTGACCAGCCGCGTCGTCGTCATGGCCGCGGGCGAGCTGCTGGCCGAAGGCAGCTTCGATCACGTCTCGCGCAATCCGGCGGTGATCGACTCCTATCTGGGGCAGGCCGCATGA
- a CDS encoding ABC transporter permease has translation MTRLILKRLGLMVVMLLGLAVVTFTIANIAPGDPARLAAGPDATQEMVDQIREARGFDEPLPLRFAMYIGQLARGDLGTSVYTGRAVARDIAQFLPATVELVFFAITIAIIVGIPLGVLAAVWQNRFPDHGIRLIAVSGAALPMFWLGLMLQWYLALQLGWFPLGGRLGVFDDVPPQFTGMITVDALLNGDPSTALTALWYMVLPAAALSLPALAAIIRVNRAEMLEVLGRDYVINAKAQGIGPFRIIAVYALKNAILPTLAMIGLRFGWMLGGTVLVEGVFDFPGIGLYAAKAAVSSDFEPIMAVTLILGAAFMFTNLLIDLAYAVLDPRVRNQV, from the coding sequence ATGACAAGACTGATACTCAAGCGCTTGGGATTGATGGTGGTGATGCTGCTGGGCCTCGCCGTCGTCACGTTCACCATTGCCAACATCGCGCCCGGCGATCCCGCGCGTCTTGCCGCCGGTCCCGACGCCACCCAAGAGATGGTCGATCAGATCCGCGAGGCCCGCGGGTTCGACGAGCCGCTGCCGCTGCGCTTTGCCATGTATATCGGCCAGCTTGCCCGCGGCGATCTTGGCACCTCGGTCTATACCGGCCGCGCCGTGGCGCGCGACATCGCCCAATTCCTGCCCGCCACGGTCGAACTGGTCTTCTTTGCGATCACCATCGCCATCATCGTCGGCATCCCGCTGGGCGTGCTGGCCGCCGTGTGGCAGAACCGTTTTCCCGACCACGGCATCCGCCTGATCGCCGTGTCCGGTGCGGCGCTGCCGATGTTCTGGCTCGGCCTTATGCTGCAATGGTATCTGGCGCTGCAGCTCGGCTGGTTTCCCCTTGGCGGTCGGCTGGGGGTCTTCGACGACGTTCCGCCACAGTTCACCGGGATGATCACCGTCGATGCGCTGCTAAACGGCGACCCGAGCACCGCCCTGACTGCCCTTTGGTACATGGTCCTTCCCGCCGCCGCGCTGAGCCTGCCGGCGCTGGCCGCGATCATCCGCGTCAATCGCGCCGAGATGCTGGAGGTATTGGGCCGCGATTACGTCATCAATGCCAAGGCGCAAGGCATCGGCCCCTTCCGCATCATCGCGGTCTATGCGCTGAAGAACGCCATCCTGCCGACGCTGGCGATGATCGGCCTGCGCTTCGGCTGGATGCTGGGCGGTACCGTGCTGGTCGAGGGCGTCTTCGACTTTCCCGGCATCGGGCTCTACGCCGCCAAGGCCGCCGTCTCGTCGGATTTCGAGCCGATCATGGCGGTGACGCTGATCTTGGGCGCGGCCTTCATGTTCACGAACCTGCTGATCGATCTGGCCTATGCCGTGCTCGATCCGCGCGTGCGCAACCAAGTTTGA
- a CDS encoding ABC transporter ATP-binding protein, which translates to MLSIRDLDVHFPTPAGHVVRAVDGVSLTLKPGETVGLVGESGSGKTTVGKTLLRLVPATSGEIRIGDVDVRKLSQRGMKTLRRKAQIIFQDPHSSLNPRMTIRRAVAEGLILNTDLRGAALHTKVSDMLVSMGLPPQFHDRFPHELSGGQKQRVCIARALVLDPDLLVLDEPTSALDVSVQAQILGVLKDLRLTRPSLTQLFISHNLAVIRFLCDRVAVMYLGKIVEEGPVEQVFEDPRHPYTRALLSAVPVPSAVKRPDRIRLTGDIPSPTNVPKGCAFHTRCPIAEKGTCDTVPPAPVPLGPDRQARCHFADQTKGARDE; encoded by the coding sequence ATGTTGAGCATTCGCGACCTCGACGTGCATTTCCCGACCCCCGCCGGCCATGTGGTCCGCGCGGTGGACGGCGTGTCGCTGACCCTGAAGCCGGGCGAAACCGTCGGGCTGGTGGGCGAAAGCGGCTCGGGCAAGACGACGGTCGGCAAGACCCTGCTGCGGCTGGTCCCGGCGACCTCGGGCGAGATCAGGATCGGCGACGTGGATGTGCGCAAGCTCAGCCAGAGGGGTATGAAGACCCTGCGGCGGAAGGCGCAGATCATCTTTCAGGACCCGCATTCGTCGCTGAACCCCCGCATGACGATCCGCCGCGCCGTGGCCGAAGGGCTGATCCTGAATACCGACCTCCGTGGCGCCGCCCTGCACACCAAGGTGTCGGATATGCTGGTTTCGATGGGTCTGCCGCCGCAATTCCACGACCGTTTCCCGCATGAATTGTCGGGCGGGCAGAAGCAGCGCGTCTGCATCGCCCGCGCGCTGGTGCTGGATCCCGACCTGCTGGTGCTGGACGAACCGACCTCGGCGCTCGATGTATCGGTGCAGGCGCAGATCCTCGGCGTGCTGAAGGATCTGCGGCTGACGCGTCCGTCGCTGACGCAGTTGTTCATCTCGCACAACCTCGCGGTGATCCGCTTTCTGTGCGACCGCGTGGCGGTCATGTATCTGGGAAAGATCGTCGAGGAAGGCCCGGTGGAGCAGGTGTTCGAGGATCCCCGCCACCCCTATACCCGCGCGCTGTTGTCGGCGGTGCCGGTGCCTTCGGCGGTGAAGCGCCCCGACCGCATCCGCCTGACCGGGGATATTCCCAGCCCGACCAACGTCCCGAAGGGTTGTGCCTTTCACACCCGCTGCCCTATTGCTGAAAAGGGGACCTGCGATACCGTGCCCCCCGCCCCGGTTCCCCTCGGCCCCGACCGGCAGGCGCGGTGCCACTTCGCGGATCAGACGAAAGGTGCACGAGACGAATGA
- a CDS encoding branched-chain amino acid ABC transporter permease: MDAYLVAILTTAAVYVILAMALNIQFGLTGLMNFGVVGFYGVGAYTSGIVTETLGQPILIGMAAALAVGGIAGALVSLLSVRLSGDFLAIVTLGFAETMRLVFNNEDWLTRGPRGFLIMTRPVIDGLGREASAWFILGVFVLVAVLAFVLLNRLAGAPFGRVLRSIREDDLVPATLGKNVLAYRVQAFMLGSAVMALAGSLYAHYVQTITPDNFTTQIAVLVWMSLIVGGAGNMKGAVLGALVVTAIYEGTRFLAPLLDFLTPTQISALRFIIIGTLLIAVVRFRPEGLLPERTRRPRQAA; the protein is encoded by the coding sequence ATGGACGCCTATCTCGTTGCCATCCTGACCACCGCCGCGGTCTATGTGATCCTTGCGATGGCGCTGAACATCCAGTTCGGGCTAACCGGGCTGATGAATTTCGGGGTCGTCGGCTTCTACGGCGTCGGCGCCTATACCAGCGGCATTGTCACCGAGACGCTGGGCCAGCCGATCCTGATTGGCATGGCGGCGGCCCTTGCCGTCGGCGGCATCGCCGGGGCGCTGGTGTCCCTGCTCTCGGTCCGGCTCAGTGGGGATTTCCTAGCCATCGTCACGCTCGGCTTTGCCGAAACCATGCGCCTCGTCTTCAACAACGAGGACTGGCTGACGCGGGGCCCGCGCGGGTTCCTCATCATGACGCGCCCGGTCATCGACGGCTTGGGCCGGGAGGCCAGCGCGTGGTTCATCCTCGGCGTCTTCGTGCTGGTCGCGGTTCTGGCCTTCGTTTTGCTGAACCGGCTGGCAGGGGCGCCGTTCGGACGCGTGCTGCGCTCCATCCGCGAGGATGACCTCGTGCCTGCCACGCTCGGCAAGAACGTCCTCGCCTACCGGGTGCAGGCCTTCATGCTGGGCAGCGCGGTCATGGCGCTCGCAGGCTCGCTCTATGCCCATTACGTGCAGACCATCACCCCCGACAACTTCACCACGCAGATCGCCGTCCTCGTCTGGATGTCGCTGATCGTCGGCGGGGCCGGGAACATGAAGGGCGCGGTTCTGGGCGCGCTGGTCGTGACCGCCATCTACGAGGGGACGCGGTTCCTTGCCCCGCTTCTCGATTTCCTCACCCCCACGCAGATCTCGGCGCTGCGCTTCATCATCATTGGAACCCTGCTGATCGCGGTCGTCCGCTTCCGCCCCGAAGGCTTGCTGCCCGAACGCACGCGGCGCCCCCGGCAGGCCGCCTGA
- a CDS encoding LysR family transcriptional regulator — translation MSFQLDRLAVQLDWNLLRTYMVIVQERSITAAAVRLSVSQPSVSAALRRLEERLELRLVERGSGQNFVITRAGEFVYREALEIYGGVVRLNDLTVNAGQSLSGNVVIYRSSHLEMDHITPVFEEFRQQHPRVTLSIRSSSCHEVSQALQQRVASVGFCTQIDPAILRLRAQPLQAQEFGVYCGPRHPLFRQSPVDPAALAASDVVGYEEDRMAGALSALALWRVRHGVGERFIAAATGVDDLSELIENGTAIGCMARGHALRYGARLWQIPIQAPAPAPLIDVFSLVDAERHMTPVEAALLDHLETAGLAARPIPRSEA, via the coding sequence ATGAGCTTTCAGCTCGACCGATTGGCGGTCCAACTCGATTGGAACCTGCTGCGCACGTATATGGTCATCGTTCAGGAACGGTCGATCACGGCGGCGGCGGTACGGTTGAGCGTGTCGCAACCCTCGGTCTCGGCCGCCCTGCGGCGGCTGGAGGAGCGGTTGGAACTGCGCCTCGTCGAACGCGGAAGCGGGCAGAACTTCGTCATCACCCGCGCGGGCGAATTCGTCTATCGCGAGGCGCTGGAGATCTATGGCGGCGTCGTGCGGCTGAACGACCTGACGGTCAATGCGGGGCAGTCGCTGTCGGGCAACGTTGTCATCTATCGCTCGTCGCATCTCGAGATGGACCACATCACCCCGGTGTTCGAGGAGTTCCGCCAGCAACATCCGAGGGTCACCCTCTCCATCCGCTCGTCCTCGTGCCACGAGGTATCGCAGGCGCTGCAACAGCGCGTCGCCTCGGTCGGATTCTGCACGCAGATCGACCCGGCGATCCTGCGGCTGCGGGCCCAGCCCTTGCAGGCGCAGGAATTCGGCGTCTATTGCGGCCCCCGCCACCCGCTGTTCCGGCAATCCCCCGTGGACCCTGCGGCTTTGGCCGCCTCGGACGTGGTTGGCTATGAGGAGGACCGCATGGCCGGGGCCTTGTCCGCACTGGCGCTCTGGCGGGTTCGCCATGGGGTCGGCGAACGCTTCATCGCCGCCGCCACCGGCGTGGATGATTTGTCGGAATTGATCGAGAATGGCACCGCCATCGGCTGCATGGCGCGCGGCCATGCCCTGCGCTATGGTGCGCGGCTGTGGCAGATCCCGATCCAAGCGCCCGCCCCGGCCCCGCTGATCGACGTGTTCTCATTGGTCGATGCCGAACGCCACATGACCCCGGTCGAGGCTGCGCTTCTGGATCATCTGGAAACCGCCGGGTTGGCGGCACGACCGATACCCCGCTCGGAAGCCTGA
- a CDS encoding ABC transporter substrate-binding protein, producing MTFKLLTSAAALLAMLASPASAVEKRDGKYWMVVGSRQAVSHIDPGQSYDYSIRMMTLALYDGLVKYTGNPPEVEPWLATDWTTSDDGLVWTFNLAPEATFHNGDPVTAEAVVYSYKRVLELNEGASWMLSDILRPENIKALDEHTVEFTLDRAYAPFLSFLPWWFIVNPAQVEAHEVDGDYGKAWLAEHDAGSGPFTMERFDQGTAYWLARDDDYWKGFPYDSDDMGGVIYRIIQESSSQRAALMSGEADLVSDLTPEEFDVVAQRPDIEVTSSQTLATFGLKINTQGEKMHDINLRKAVAYAFDYDTLLQIYNGKATLQTSPFADAIKGKVDIDMPRQDMDKAREYLAKTPWPDGGITLEYVYVQGLEEQRQMGLSLLNSLKDLNIDLEMVPLTWANMVARASSPDTSPDLMAVFATPVSTDPDAVAIQYHPISHGKYYGSHFIEDDELTALIDQGRKLSDWDERAPIYAEIQQKIVDIQPEIFGMLRMRQFAHRDYVKGFVDTPIRMSAEIDFYPIYIQP from the coding sequence GTGACTTTCAAACTGTTGACCTCGGCCGCGGCCCTTCTGGCCATGCTGGCCTCGCCAGCATCGGCCGTCGAGAAGCGCGACGGCAAATATTGGATGGTGGTGGGAAGCCGGCAAGCGGTGTCGCATATCGACCCCGGCCAGTCCTACGACTATTCCATCCGCATGATGACGCTGGCCCTCTATGACGGCCTCGTGAAATACACCGGAAACCCGCCCGAAGTCGAACCTTGGCTGGCCACGGACTGGACGACATCCGACGATGGCCTCGTCTGGACGTTCAACTTGGCCCCCGAGGCGACGTTCCACAACGGCGACCCGGTCACCGCCGAGGCGGTCGTCTATTCCTACAAGCGGGTTCTGGAACTGAACGAGGGCGCCTCTTGGATGCTGTCGGACATCCTTCGGCCCGAGAACATCAAGGCGCTGGACGAGCATACGGTGGAATTCACGCTGGACCGCGCCTATGCGCCGTTCCTGTCGTTCCTGCCGTGGTGGTTCATCGTGAACCCTGCCCAAGTCGAAGCCCACGAGGTGGATGGCGACTATGGCAAAGCATGGCTGGCGGAGCATGACGCCGGCTCCGGCCCCTTCACGATGGAGCGTTTCGACCAGGGCACCGCCTATTGGTTGGCCCGCGACGACGATTACTGGAAGGGCTTCCCGTATGACTCGGACGATATGGGCGGCGTGATCTACCGCATCATTCAGGAAAGCTCCTCCCAGCGTGCGGCGCTGATGTCGGGCGAGGCCGACCTCGTCAGCGATCTGACGCCCGAGGAATTCGACGTCGTCGCCCAACGTCCCGATATCGAGGTCACATCCTCGCAGACGCTGGCGACCTTCGGTCTGAAGATCAACACGCAGGGCGAGAAGATGCACGACATCAACCTGCGCAAGGCCGTGGCCTATGCATTCGATTACGACACGCTGCTGCAGATCTACAACGGCAAGGCGACGCTTCAGACCTCGCCCTTCGCCGATGCGATCAAGGGCAAGGTCGATATCGACATGCCGCGCCAAGACATGGACAAGGCCCGCGAATATCTGGCCAAGACGCCTTGGCCCGATGGCGGGATCACTCTGGAATACGTCTATGTGCAGGGCCTCGAAGAACAACGCCAGATGGGCCTGTCGCTGCTGAACAGCCTGAAGGATCTGAACATCGATCTGGAGATGGTCCCGCTGACTTGGGCGAACATGGTGGCCCGTGCCTCCAGCCCCGATACCAGCCCGGACCTGATGGCGGTGTTCGCGACGCCCGTGTCCACCGACCCGGATGCGGTGGCGATCCAGTATCACCCGATCTCGCACGGGAAGTACTATGGCTCGCATTTCATCGAGGATGACGAACTGACGGCGCTGATCGACCAAGGGCGCAAGCTGTCGGACTGGGACGAGCGCGCACCGATCTATGCCGAGATCCAGCAGAAGATCGTCGATATCCAGCCCGAGATCTTCGGGATGCTGCGGATGCGTCAGTTCGCCCACCGCGACTATGTGAAGGGGTTCGTCGATACCCCGATCCGCATGTCCGCCGAGATCGATTTCTACCCGATCTACATCCAGCCCTGA